The Candidatus Acidulodesulfobacterium acidiphilum genome window below encodes:
- a CDS encoding cytochrome c biogenesis protein CcdA, with product MNSFFTPNVSFLVAFLAGLFSFISPCVFPLIPSYLSYISGLSMDEL from the coding sequence ATGAATTCTTTTTTTACGCCCAACGTATCATTTTTAGTAGCTTTTTTAGCGGGATTGTTTTCTTTCATAAGCCCCTGCGTGTTTCCTTTAATACCTTCTTATTTATCGTATATATCCGGCTTGTCTATGGACGAACTTA
- a CDS encoding TlpA family protein disulfide reductase, which produces MGVLVMKNKSNKVKSFNKYKLWIIISAIILVVFAGSLVIIKNPDWFHLAGKALKINKSGNETFAPQFMVKSINYPNKILSLKKYRGHIILVNFFATWCPPCRAEMPRIEKFYKAHKSEGFRVIGLSVNNSGAEAVLNFFKHFDGGHITYPLAMANYGIEQAYGGINEIPQSFIIDKQGSIVAHFTGELSPGFLGYYFKKYNK; this is translated from the coding sequence ATGGGAGTACTAGTTATGAAAAATAAATCTAATAAAGTAAAATCATTTAATAAATACAAACTATGGATAATAATTTCGGCAATTATTCTGGTTGTTTTTGCCGGTTCTTTAGTAATAATAAAAAATCCGGACTGGTTTCATCTTGCAGGCAAAGCTCTTAAAATAAATAAATCCGGCAATGAAACTTTTGCGCCTCAATTTATGGTTAAAAGCATCAACTATCCGAATAAAATTTTATCTCTTAAAAAATACAGGGGGCACATAATCTTGGTTAATTTTTTTGCAACATGGTGTCCGCCATGCCGCGCTGAAATGCCGCGGATTGAAAAATTTTATAAAGCTCATAAAAGCGAAGGCTTTCGTGTCATAGGGCTTTCGGTTAATAATAGCGGAGCTGAAGCGGTCCTCAATTTTTTTAAACATTTTGACGGCGGCCATATAACATATCCTCTAGCTATGGCAAATTACGGAATTGAACAAGCTTACGGCGGAATAAACGAGATACCGCAATCTTTTATAATAGATAAACAGGGCAGCATAGTAGCGCATTTTACAGGCGAACTTTCGCCGGGTTTTTTAGGCTATTACTTTAAAAAATATAATAAATAA